The following proteins are co-located in the Lacticaseibacillus paracasei subsp. paracasei genome:
- a CDS encoding DegV family protein, whose product MTKKIAIVVDSGSDVPQSVLDENKNIAVVPLNITMNGHNYLDAVDITPDEFYSALATAETLPQTSSPSPQAAKEAMDRLFAAGYQQILGITISSALSVTNNVFQLAAQDFPADTVTILDTKSIGIGSGIQAAYAASLINAGESFQDVIAKVRASIVKSRIYFYVPTLKYLSAGGRIGRVAGLVGSVLHIKPVISCDPEGVYYPLFKARSEDKAIRKLVEQVKTDCLNSAHYRLGVAHGQNPALVKKLAEKLREVTGRPVDFIGEISPSLGVHTGPGLIGATVQSY is encoded by the coding sequence ATGACCAAAAAAATTGCAATTGTCGTTGATTCGGGTTCTGATGTCCCTCAAAGTGTTCTTGATGAAAATAAAAATATTGCAGTCGTACCGCTGAATATTACTATGAATGGGCATAATTACCTTGATGCAGTTGATATCACACCGGATGAATTTTATTCGGCGCTAGCAACGGCAGAAACATTGCCGCAGACTTCAAGTCCGTCACCGCAAGCTGCCAAAGAGGCGATGGATAGGCTGTTCGCGGCTGGTTATCAGCAAATCCTCGGTATCACAATTTCGAGCGCGTTGTCTGTGACGAACAACGTCTTTCAATTGGCCGCGCAAGATTTTCCCGCTGACACCGTAACCATTCTTGACACAAAAAGCATCGGCATTGGCAGTGGCATCCAAGCAGCCTATGCCGCATCATTGATCAATGCAGGGGAATCCTTTCAGGACGTGATTGCAAAAGTTCGTGCCTCAATCGTCAAAAGTCGGATTTATTTCTACGTGCCAACCTTGAAGTACCTCAGTGCCGGCGGTCGAATCGGCCGAGTGGCAGGTCTTGTCGGTTCGGTTTTGCACATTAAACCGGTGATCTCATGTGATCCAGAAGGTGTCTACTACCCTCTTTTTAAGGCGCGATCTGAAGATAAAGCGATTCGGAAATTGGTTGAACAAGTCAAAACAGATTGCTTAAATAGCGCTCATTATCGTCTAGGAGTTGCCCATGGTCAAAATCCAGCTTTGGTTAAAAAGTTGGCAGAAAAATTGCGCGAAGTGACTGGTCGACCGGTTGATTTTATTGGTGAGATCTCGCCGTCATTGGGGGTTCATACAGGACCGGGACTGATTGGGGCGACAGTTCAGTCGTATTAA
- a CDS encoding response regulator transcription factor → MITLYLAEDQSMLNSALTQLLDLEDDLHVLGSAGDGAKAWQDIQQLKPDVAVLDIEMPKLTGLDVADKIHGSELETKVIILTTFAQKAYFERAIAAQVNGYLLKDSPSDDLIDVIRKVMTGQTVYAPELVTNMVTAESNPLTDRELAVLAAVASGLSSKQIAASLFLSEGTVRNYLSAIFSKLGVHNRIEAVQMAKKNKWLE, encoded by the coding sequence ATGATTACCTTATATCTCGCAGAAGATCAAAGCATGTTAAACTCCGCCCTCACCCAGCTACTAGACTTGGAAGATGATTTACACGTACTAGGCAGTGCTGGTGATGGCGCAAAAGCATGGCAGGACATTCAACAACTCAAACCGGACGTTGCCGTTCTGGATATCGAGATGCCCAAGTTAACCGGACTGGACGTTGCCGATAAGATTCACGGGAGCGAGTTAGAAACAAAAGTCATTATTTTAACGACCTTCGCGCAAAAAGCCTACTTTGAACGCGCCATTGCTGCCCAAGTAAATGGTTATCTACTCAAAGACAGCCCCAGTGATGATTTGATTGACGTTATTCGAAAAGTGATGACGGGCCAAACGGTTTACGCCCCGGAATTAGTCACGAATATGGTGACGGCTGAAAGCAATCCCCTCACCGACCGCGAACTCGCTGTTTTGGCAGCAGTCGCCAGCGGCTTATCGTCAAAACAAATTGCTGCCTCGCTATTTCTCTCAGAAGGAACCGTTCGTAACTATTTGTCCGCTATTTTCAGTAAGCTCGGTGTTCATAATCGAATTGAGGCCGTGCAGATGGCTAAGAAGAATAAGTGGTTGGAATGA
- a CDS encoding sensor histidine kinase: protein MAEFIPVKSEADWFWLGLSVLFLIVYILVNEIDRWLPVTIPLELGITGLFSIFAFNNYMLIFPGWQVSFMLGWYPRKYFRWFASAYYVIIGIGLWRANLAQPGIFQSSFGEISGLIFPIASPMLAYTFSRSVIHQRQLRQTNRRLQVVIQRGERERIARDLHDTLGQSFSMITLKTELAKKLLVKAPERVAQELDDIAQTSRNDLQLVRAIVNDLHQQSLSEMLLSQGNNLAEADVILLTSGENEATEWPTKVQSQFSAVMTEAITNVIRHAQAHQVEITFFQTANTYSVTVQDDGKAKNYVRAGSNGISGMRSHMHEADGTFSIDHNRQGTLVSLTLPKEVRF, encoded by the coding sequence ATGGCTGAGTTCATCCCCGTTAAATCAGAAGCTGATTGGTTTTGGCTGGGCTTGTCTGTCCTATTTCTCATTGTCTACATACTCGTCAATGAAATTGATCGATGGCTCCCTGTCACGATACCGCTTGAATTAGGCATTACAGGGCTATTTTCGATTTTTGCTTTCAACAACTACATGCTGATCTTCCCGGGATGGCAGGTTTCTTTTATGTTGGGCTGGTATCCGCGAAAATATTTTCGGTGGTTTGCTTCAGCATACTATGTCATCATCGGTATTGGCCTGTGGCGTGCTAATTTAGCGCAACCAGGCATCTTTCAGTCATCATTTGGCGAAATCTCAGGACTCATTTTCCCGATTGCGTCGCCAATGCTGGCGTATACTTTTTCCCGATCAGTCATCCATCAGCGGCAACTCCGGCAAACGAACCGCCGGCTGCAAGTGGTCATTCAACGTGGCGAACGAGAACGGATCGCGCGGGATTTGCACGATACGCTCGGTCAGAGTTTTTCGATGATCACCTTAAAAACCGAATTGGCGAAAAAGTTACTTGTCAAAGCTCCGGAGCGAGTGGCACAGGAACTGGATGATATCGCGCAAACAAGTCGTAATGATTTGCAACTCGTACGAGCAATTGTGAATGATCTTCACCAGCAGTCCCTCAGTGAAATGTTGTTGTCCCAAGGAAACAATCTCGCTGAAGCTGATGTCATTTTGCTCACTAGCGGGGAAAACGAGGCGACTGAATGGCCAACTAAGGTTCAAAGTCAGTTTAGTGCCGTCATGACAGAAGCCATCACGAATGTCATTCGCCATGCACAAGCCCATCAAGTTGAAATCACTTTTTTTCAGACAGCCAACACCTATTCCGTAACTGTTCAAGATGACGGCAAAGCCAAAAATTATGTTCGGGCTGGTTCCAATGGTATTAGCGGCATGCGCAGTCACATGCACGAAGCTGATGGCACGTTTAGCATTGACCATAATCGCCAAGGCACCCTCGTTTCATTAACACTACCAAAGGAGGTGCGATTCTAA
- a CDS encoding ABC transporter permease: MKTFKTQLAFDGKRLILRNFSYIFFSLLMPAGFYLLFTKVMASGSSAQMKPFYISYMDSMIVYSVLISALFGIAAILKRDRDQGLVTFLSLSAHGTFPYYLSVAFWMLMMSLFSVAVMGSLAVGINGVSLHFDQWLSLFGVVLIGQLPIMLIGIGLSYIRRYETLSLASNLITFPMAIVSGLWWPINMLPKWLQSIGELTPTYFVNQLLNQLTSRAKVDLTNLLGIAAWFVVTGLLVVVLSKHEQRKGVALGEA, from the coding sequence ATGAAAACTTTTAAAACGCAACTCGCCTTTGATGGCAAACGATTAATTTTACGTAACTTTTCCTATATCTTCTTTTCGCTGTTAATGCCGGCTGGCTTCTATTTGCTCTTCACAAAAGTCATGGCCAGCGGCTCTTCAGCACAAATGAAGCCGTTCTATATAAGTTATATGGATAGCATGATCGTTTATAGTGTTCTGATTAGTGCCCTCTTCGGAATTGCCGCGATTCTGAAACGAGACCGTGACCAAGGGCTTGTTACTTTCTTGAGCTTATCTGCTCACGGTACCTTTCCCTACTATCTTTCAGTCGCTTTCTGGATGTTAATGATGAGTCTGTTCTCAGTTGCTGTGATGGGTAGTTTAGCTGTTGGCATTAACGGTGTTAGTCTTCATTTCGATCAATGGCTCTCGCTATTTGGTGTCGTTTTGATCGGACAATTGCCCATTATGTTGATCGGCATCGGCTTATCGTACATTCGCAGATATGAAACGCTCAGTCTTGCCAGCAACCTCATCACTTTCCCCATGGCGATTGTTAGCGGCTTGTGGTGGCCCATCAACATGTTACCTAAGTGGTTACAATCAATTGGCGAACTCACGCCCACTTATTTTGTGAATCAGCTATTAAATCAACTCACTTCCCGTGCTAAAGTAGACTTAACGAATTTGCTGGGCATTGCTGCTTGGTTTGTGGTGACTGGTTTACTGGTGGTCGTGCTCTCAAAGCATGAACAGCGAAAGGGCGTGGCCTTGGGTGAGGCGTAA
- a CDS encoding ABC transporter ATP-binding protein — MTTVIQAEHLKFSYGDKTVLKDINLTVQPGEIVGLIGANGAGKTTFLNILLGLLAGTGEVSVFGQRPGAPDSKVRLGSMLQGDMVIAGTTVGDLMQLAAAQSPRALDPDALLNEFHLSDLKPQRLGSLSGGQLRRITFAVALVGNPDLLFLDEPTVGMDAQSRKAFWTQIEQLRQQGKTMVITSHYLEEIQQVADRLLILQNGRFVFNGSLQALQKQHLGATITCETDLQPAIFNGLPAVDSIQPVTPKLIIHSTDGDQTLRALAPMLDRLHQVSVTRESLEDIFLQLTGKDDEK; from the coding sequence ATGACCACAGTAATTCAAGCAGAACATTTAAAATTTAGCTACGGTGACAAAACAGTCCTAAAAGACATTAATTTGACGGTTCAGCCAGGTGAAATTGTCGGCTTAATTGGGGCCAATGGTGCTGGTAAAACCACATTTCTGAATATTTTACTCGGTCTTTTAGCAGGTACTGGGGAAGTCAGCGTTTTTGGTCAGCGCCCAGGTGCGCCTGATAGTAAAGTTCGTCTTGGTTCAATGCTCCAAGGTGACATGGTGATTGCAGGCACAACCGTCGGGGACCTGATGCAGCTTGCCGCGGCGCAATCACCTCGTGCACTTGACCCGGATGCTTTGTTGAATGAGTTTCATTTAAGCGATTTGAAACCACAACGGCTAGGCAGTCTTTCCGGCGGTCAGTTGCGGCGAATCACGTTCGCTGTTGCGCTCGTTGGCAATCCTGATTTGCTGTTTTTAGACGAGCCAACCGTTGGCATGGATGCGCAATCTCGCAAAGCTTTTTGGACTCAAATTGAACAACTACGGCAGCAAGGTAAAACGATGGTGATTACCAGTCACTATCTTGAAGAGATTCAGCAAGTTGCTGATCGGCTGTTGATTCTGCAAAACGGTCGCTTTGTCTTTAATGGCTCCCTCCAAGCGCTTCAAAAGCAGCATCTTGGGGCCACCATTACCTGCGAAACCGATTTGCAGCCAGCGATTTTCAATGGATTGCCAGCAGTGGATAGCATCCAACCTGTTACCCCCAAACTAATCATCCATAGCACAGATGGTGATCAAACACTCCGAGCCTTGGCACCCATGTTGGATCGGCTTCATCAAGTCAGCGTGACCCGGGAATCGCTGGAGGATATCTTTTTACAATTGACTGGGAAGGACGACGAAAAATGA